In the Natronolimnobius baerhuensis genome, one interval contains:
- a CDS encoding carbohydrate ABC transporter permease, with product MSFRDRLEDLEFDTDRDEGSILSFDREKALAIAVFLIPGLTLFGIFSVGPIAYSAVGSFYSWETFTMGEFVGLDNWIDSLTNPLIVHWSNMRELRYPMGALTHNLLWVVIHVPASTFLGLGLALLFADLRGRRILRAMVFAGFTVPPIVIGLVLLFIYDPQAGIFNELLRVIGQEQWVRNWTQSPQVAIYALIAGGIWVHTGFSMLLYSSSLSAIDPSLIESAKVDGAGPWRRFRDIIWPLVRPVTAVVVIMGIIWVMRMFDIVYAAGGAAGGPNHAYSVLGIEVYRAAFRPEIDYGMAMVVALLQLFIVAPLALYIARMR from the coding sequence ATGAGCTTCCGAGACCGACTCGAGGACCTCGAGTTCGATACCGACCGCGATGAGGGGTCGATTCTGTCGTTCGACCGGGAGAAAGCGCTCGCGATAGCGGTATTTCTGATTCCTGGGCTGACACTGTTTGGCATTTTTTCCGTCGGGCCGATTGCCTACTCGGCGGTCGGCAGTTTCTACTCGTGGGAGACGTTCACGATGGGTGAGTTCGTCGGGCTGGACAACTGGATTGACTCGCTCACTAATCCGCTCATCGTCCACTGGTCGAACATGCGCGAGTTACGGTATCCGATGGGGGCGCTGACGCACAACCTCCTCTGGGTGGTGATTCATGTCCCGGCGAGTACCTTCCTTGGGCTAGGATTGGCACTCCTCTTTGCAGACCTGCGCGGGCGGCGAATCCTCCGTGCGATGGTGTTTGCGGGCTTTACCGTCCCACCAATCGTCATCGGACTGGTGCTGTTGTTCATCTACGACCCGCAGGCAGGGATCTTCAACGAGTTACTTCGAGTGATCGGTCAGGAGCAGTGGGTTCGCAACTGGACGCAGTCACCACAGGTCGCCATCTACGCGCTCATCGCGGGCGGCATCTGGGTCCACACCGGCTTCAGCATGCTGCTGTATAGCTCGTCGCTGTCGGCGATTGACCCCTCGCTGATCGAATCAGCCAAAGTCGACGGCGCTGGCCCCTGGCGGCGATTCCGCGACATCATCTGGCCGCTGGTCAGGCCGGTGACTGCCGTCGTCGTCATTATGGGCATCATTTGGGTGATGCGCATGTTCGACATCGTCTACGCCGCCGGCGGCGCAGCAGGCGGGCCGAATCACGCCTACTCGGTCCTCGGCATCGAGGTGTATCGCGCGGCCTTCCGGCCGGAAATCGACTACGGGATGGCGATGGTCGTTGCCCTGTTGCAACTGTTCATCGTCGCCCCGCTCGCGCTGTACATCGCACGGATGAGATAA